Proteins from a genomic interval of Yarrowia lipolytica chromosome 1E, complete sequence:
- a CDS encoding uncharacterized protein (Compare to YALI0E07557g, weakly similar to uniprot|P08640 Saccharomyces cerevisiae YIR019c STA1 extracellular alpha-1 4-glucan glucosidase) has product MRDESVASSGVRGLNYTDTSSYSTTTNALRSNNGRSNNSTYASSMYSTSSSHTSSALDTLHQTRRMALDRLKGWRKSTASPKPTPQSAAALGAGPQITLQPLQCKANAREPLQQRDITDPRSLAYQANKYTVSDNASIIRRHRPDQRSRNQNDFNLASEDPFSDSCSLRPSSTRPSTAAASNTSTNKRLSVASNFSLKPTPAPPSATAQSIPCDSPRLRQSSFSERPATANIPHSPDLSTMTTLPRTYTTRSQRIRIPQNPVSCWDDDEDEEEPKKGLFNRFKSTRSFSSRKASISSTTESIQSAPAQSPSIKSVSPKNSKTLKPTKSVKSVKSAKAAPKTKSSKKGSLGNKFGIDDLGDFEWNMHAYMEGDEEGSDAEIEAALRRVREAEANEAKETTPTPTSHTTTTTNTTTSTRVSTSHSTPTPESVSIPISVASSKVSPVLPPISPSQSLDLGLEPTATPTAVHNERIENENIKLNGSPNYAREHVANLLRRRANSGNQSPVPQTPVPQVVAPEQCPWDTWKYTSNHHTYQITPPDSTRSSHVYASDAAYDTSHHSMVLPESPVQLQPTSSTSSSSSDQTKWNDISANIALIQQQIQEMSPRSRELARGFAAKELTKPATLVTPTTISPATFATPPPRPSRDNVELPECFSKPFLTMTNSPSVRPLPRRLNKLGPALEESDASPDSSQRSSVSTRLSTAPSSPEPDMRCFI; this is encoded by the coding sequence ATGCGCGACGAGAGTGTGGCCAGCAGTGGTGTCCGTGGACTCAATtacacagacaccagcaGTTactcaaccaccaccaacgccCTCCGCAGCAACAACGGCCGCAGCAACAACTCTACTTATGCCAGCAGCATGTAtagcaccagcagctcgcaCACTAGCTCCGCTCTGGACACGCTCCACCAGACCCGCCGAATGGCTCTGGACCGTCTCAAGGGATGGCGCAAGTCGACCGCGAGTCCCAAACCCACACCTCAGTCTGCAGCTGCACTAGGTGCAGGCCCACAAATAACCTTGCAGCCGCTGCAATGCAAGGCTAACGCTCGCGAGCCCCTGCAACAAAGAGATATCACCGATCCCAGGAGTCTAGCCTACCAAGCCAATAAGTATACTGTCTCAGATAATGCGTCTATTATAAGGAGACACCGTCCGGATCAACGCTCTCGGAACCAGAACGATTTCAATTTAGCCAGCGAAGACCCTTTCAGCGACTCCTGCTCTCTCAGACCGTCGTCTACTAGACCCTCCACAGCAGCGGCAtccaacacctccaccaacaagagACTCTCTGTCGCGTCCAACTTCTCTCTGAAACCCacccctgctcctccaaGTGCGACAGCTCAGAGTATCCCCTGTGACAGTCCCCGACTCCGTCAATCGAGCTTTTCCGAGCGACCAGCTACAGCTAACATCCCCCATTCCCCAGACCTGTCTACAATGACCACCCTACCCAGAACCTACACAACCCGGTCGCAAAGGATCCGCATTCCTCAGAATCCCGTATCCTGCTgggacgacgacgaagatgaggaaGAACCCAAGAAGGGACTTTTCAACCGGTTCAAGTCAACTCGTTCTTTCTCTTCCAGAAAGGCCTCCATCAGCAGCACAACAGAGAGCATTCAATCTGCCCCTGCACAGTCCCCCAGCATCAAGAGCGTGAGCCCCAAGAACTCTAAGACGCTCAAGCCAACCAAGAGCGTCAAGAGCGTCAAGAGCGCCAAGGCGGCACCCAAAACCAAGTcgtccaagaagggcagCCTGGGCAACAAGTTTGGCATTGATGACCTGGGCGACTTTGAGTGGAACATGCACGCATACATGGAGGGCGATGAAGAGGGTAGCGACGCCGAAATCGAGGCGGCCCTCAGACGTGTGCGAGAAGCGGAGGCtaacgaggccaaggaaaCCACCCCCACCCCCACTTCgcacacaaccacaaccacaaacaccacaaCTTCTACCCGAGTTTCCACCTCCCACAGCACTCCCACTCCCGAGTCTGTGTCCATTCCCATTTCTGTCGCAAGTTCCAAGGTCTCTCCTGTTCTGCCTCCTATTTCTCCCTCGCAATCTCTTGATCTCGGTCTGGAGCCCACTGCCACCCCCACCGCTGTGCACAACGAACGGATTGAGAACGAAAACATCAAGCTCAACGGCAGCCCCAACTACGCTCGAGAACACGTGGCCAACCTGCTCCGTCGACGCGCAAACTCCGGCAACCAATCTCCTGTTCCCCAGACTCCCGTCCCTCAGGTGGTTGCCCCCGAGCAGTGTCCCTGGGACACATGGAAGTACacctccaaccaccacacatACCAGATCACTCCTCCGGATTCCACCCGAAGCAGCCACGTGTACGCTTCGGACGCTGCCTACGACACCTCCCACCACTCGATGGTGCTTCCCGAGTCTCCTGTTCAACTCCAACCCACGTCTTCCacctcgtcttcgtcctcTGACCAGACCAAGTGGAATGACATTTCGGCAAACATTGCGCtgatccagcagcagattcAGGAAATGTCGcctcgatcacgtgaattGGCTCGTGGCTTTGCCGCCAAAGAGCTCACCAAGCCTGCGACCCTGGTTACTCCAACCACCATTTCTCCTGCCACCTTTGCAACCCCTCCTCCCCGACCCTCCAGAGACAATGTCGAGCTGCCCGAGTGCTTCTCCAAGCCCTTTTTGACCATGACCAACAGTCCCTCAGTTCGACCGTTGCCCCGACGACTCAACAAGCTGGGTCCTGCATTGGAGGAGAGTGATGCTTCTCCTGACTCTTCTCAGAGAAGTTCGGTTAGTACGAGATTGAGCACTGCTCCTAGCAGTCCTGAGCCGGATATGCGGTGTTTTATCTAA